Proteins encoded within one genomic window of Burkholderiaceae bacterium:
- a CDS encoding Phospholipid-binding protein, with protein sequence MQYVPRSWRAALAFGAASLIAPFAVAPAQAAGFTLSSPDIASGGTIPKSFEYNGFGCSGENRSPKLHWSGAPKGTKSFALTVYDPDAPTGSGWWHWIVVNIPASVTELPANAGAENSTTLPAGAVQGRNDYGTHAWGGVCPPPGDKPHRYVFTVYALEVDHLDLPQDATAALTGFMIHANAISQASFTAHYGRPK encoded by the coding sequence GTGCAATATGTTCCCCGCAGCTGGCGTGCCGCCCTGGCGTTCGGCGCCGCCAGCCTGATCGCGCCGTTCGCCGTCGCGCCCGCCCAGGCCGCCGGCTTCACGCTCTCCAGCCCCGACATTGCGTCCGGCGGCACGATCCCGAAGAGCTTCGAATACAACGGCTTCGGCTGCAGCGGCGAGAACCGCTCACCAAAGCTGCACTGGAGCGGCGCGCCCAAGGGCACGAAGAGCTTCGCGCTCACGGTGTACGACCCGGACGCGCCGACCGGCTCCGGCTGGTGGCACTGGATCGTGGTCAACATCCCGGCCAGCGTGACCGAGTTGCCGGCCAACGCCGGCGCGGAAAACAGCACCACCCTGCCCGCCGGCGCGGTGCAGGGCCGCAACGACTACGGCACGCACGCCTGGGGCGGCGTCTGCCCGCCGCCGGGCGACAAGCCGCACCGCTACGTGTTCACCGTCTACGCGCTGGAGGTGGATCACCTCGATCTGCCGCAGGACGCGACTGCCGCGCTGACCGGCTTCATGATCCACGCGAACGCGATCAGCCAGGCGAGCTTCACCGCGCATTACGGGCGGCCGAAGTAG
- a CDS encoding NAD-dependent glyceraldehyde-3-phosphate dehydrogenase: MTIRLGINGFGRIGRNVLRAAVQNFPDIEVVAINDLLEPDYLAYMLQYDSVHGRFRGEIAVDGSTLIVNGKKIRLTALKDPAELAWGAVGADIVLESTGLFLTKEAAEKHLKAGAKKVIMSAPSKDDTPMFVYGVNHRAYQGEAIISNASCTTNCLAPIAKVLNDKWGIKRGLMTTVHAATATQKTVDGPSNKDWRGGRGILENIIPSSTGAAKAVGRVIPVLNKKLTGMSFRVPTSDVSVVDLTVELEKPASYAEICAEMKAQSQREIAQGGLKGVLGYTEDKVVATDFRGDARSSIFDAEAGIALDPTFVKIVSWYDNEWGYSNKCLEIARVVAG, from the coding sequence ATGACGATCAGACTGGGCATCAACGGTTTCGGCCGCATCGGGCGCAACGTGCTGCGCGCGGCGGTGCAGAACTTCCCCGACATCGAGGTGGTCGCGATCAACGACCTGCTCGAGCCCGACTATTTGGCCTACATGCTGCAGTACGACTCGGTGCACGGTCGCTTCCGTGGCGAGATCGCGGTCGACGGCAGCACGCTGATCGTCAACGGCAAGAAAATCCGCCTCACCGCGCTGAAGGACCCGGCCGAACTGGCCTGGGGCGCGGTGGGCGCCGACATCGTGCTCGAATCGACCGGCCTGTTCCTGACGAAGGAAGCGGCCGAGAAGCACCTGAAGGCCGGCGCGAAGAAGGTCATCATGTCGGCCCCGTCGAAGGACGACACGCCGATGTTCGTCTACGGCGTGAACCACCGCGCGTACCAGGGCGAGGCGATCATCTCGAACGCTTCCTGCACCACGAACTGCCTCGCGCCGATCGCGAAGGTTCTGAACGACAAGTGGGGCATCAAGCGCGGCCTGATGACCACGGTGCACGCGGCGACCGCGACGCAGAAGACGGTGGATGGTCCGTCGAACAAGGACTGGCGCGGCGGCCGCGGCATCCTGGAGAACATCATCCCGTCGTCGACCGGCGCCGCGAAGGCGGTGGGCCGCGTGATCCCGGTGCTGAACAAGAAGCTCACCGGCATGAGCTTTCGCGTGCCGACCTCGGACGTGTCGGTGGTCGACCTGACCGTGGAGCTGGAAAAGCCCGCGAGCTACGCCGAGATCTGCGCCGAGATGAAGGCGCAGAGTCAGCGCGAGATCGCCCAGGGCGGCCTCAAGGGCGTGCTCGGCTACACCGAGGACAAGGTGGTCGCGACCGACTTCCGCGGCGACGCGCGCAGCTCGATTTTCGACGCCGAGGCCGGCATCGCGCTCGACCCCACCTTCGTCAAGATCGTGTCCTGGTACGACAACGAATGGGGTTACTCGAACAAATGCCTCGAGATTGCACGAGTCGTCGCCGGCTGA
- a CDS encoding Transketolase has translation MANTPLMANAIRALAMDAVQRANSGHPGAPMGMAEIAVALWGRHLRHNPRDPHWAGRDRFVLSNGHGSMLLYALLHLSGYDLPLAELERFRQLGSKTPGHPEFGLTPGVETTTGPLGQGLANAVGMALAEKLLAREFNRDGHAVVDHHTYVFLGDGCLMEGISHEASALAGAWKLNKLIALYDDNGISIDGEVAPWFVDDTAKRFAAYGWNVIGPIDGHDVGAVDAAIAQAKQSRDLPSFVVCKTTIGQGAPNRAGTAKAHGEALGPDEVLATREALGWRYGPFVIPPEAYAEWDAKCVGAKRQDEWQTRFEAYRAAHPQLAFEFERRVQGDLPDRFAELAADLVAGAHAKAEAVASRKASQIALETLTAALPELLGGSADLTGSNLTNTKSTPPLRFDAATGAPNGGRHINYGVREFGMAAIMNGVALHGGFIPYGGTFLTFSDYSRNAVRMAALMKLRVIHVFTHDSIGLGEDGPTHQPVEHAASLRLIPNLEVWRPADTAETAVAWAQALARRSGPTALLLSRQTLAYAPKSGVADIARGGYVLAEPGAAGVDRGADAVLVATGSEVQLALAAQRLLAKRRIAVRVVSMPSTTVFDRQDEGYKSRVLPQGVPRIAVEAGVTDSWWKYGVAAVVGIDRFGESARAGALFEHFGFTPENVADTVRKVLGR, from the coding sequence TGGCAAACACCCCCTTGATGGCCAACGCAATCCGTGCGCTGGCCATGGACGCCGTGCAACGTGCCAATTCCGGGCATCCGGGCGCTCCGATGGGCATGGCCGAGATCGCGGTCGCGCTGTGGGGCCGGCACCTGCGGCACAACCCGCGCGACCCGCATTGGGCCGGCCGCGACCGCTTCGTGCTCTCGAACGGCCACGGCTCGATGCTGCTGTACGCGTTGCTGCACCTGAGCGGCTACGACCTGCCGCTGGCCGAACTGGAGCGCTTCCGCCAGCTTGGCAGTAAGACGCCGGGCCACCCCGAGTTCGGCCTCACGCCCGGGGTCGAAACCACCACCGGCCCGCTCGGGCAGGGGCTGGCGAACGCGGTCGGCATGGCGCTGGCGGAGAAGCTGCTCGCGCGCGAGTTCAACCGGGACGGCCATGCAGTCGTCGACCACCACACCTATGTGTTCCTCGGTGACGGCTGCCTGATGGAAGGCATCAGCCACGAGGCCTCGGCGCTGGCCGGTGCGTGGAAATTGAACAAGCTGATCGCGCTGTACGACGACAACGGCATCTCGATCGACGGCGAGGTTGCGCCCTGGTTCGTCGATGACACGGCCAAGCGCTTCGCCGCCTACGGCTGGAACGTGATCGGCCCGATCGACGGCCACGACGTGGGCGCGGTCGACGCGGCGATCGCGCAGGCGAAGCAAAGCCGTGATCTGCCGAGCTTCGTCGTCTGCAAGACCACGATCGGCCAGGGCGCGCCGAACCGAGCCGGCACCGCGAAGGCGCACGGCGAGGCGCTTGGGCCTGACGAGGTGCTTGCGACGCGCGAAGCGCTGGGCTGGCGCTACGGGCCGTTCGTGATCCCGCCCGAGGCCTATGCCGAATGGGACGCGAAGTGCGTCGGCGCGAAGCGCCAGGACGAATGGCAGACCCGCTTCGAGGCGTATCGCGCTGCGCACCCGCAGCTTGCCTTTGAGTTCGAGCGGCGCGTGCAAGGCGATTTGCCGGACCGCTTCGCCGAACTCGCCGCCGATCTGGTCGCCGGCGCGCACGCGAAGGCCGAGGCCGTGGCCAGCCGCAAGGCGAGCCAGATCGCGCTGGAGACGCTCACCGCCGCGCTGCCCGAACTGCTCGGCGGCTCGGCCGACCTGACCGGATCCAACCTGACCAACACCAAGAGCACGCCGCCGCTGCGCTTCGATGCCGCCACCGGTGCGCCGAACGGCGGGCGCCACATCAATTACGGTGTACGCGAATTCGGCATGGCGGCGATCATGAACGGCGTCGCGCTGCACGGCGGCTTCATCCCGTACGGCGGCACGTTTCTGACCTTTTCCGACTACAGCCGCAATGCGGTCCGCATGGCCGCGCTGATGAAGCTGCGCGTCATCCATGTGTTCACGCACGACTCGATCGGGCTCGGCGAGGACGGGCCGACGCACCAGCCGGTCGAACATGCGGCGAGCCTGCGCCTGATCCCGAACCTCGAAGTCTGGCGCCCGGCCGATACCGCCGAGACCGCGGTCGCATGGGCCCAGGCGCTGGCGCGGCGCAGCGGGCCGACAGCGCTGCTGCTGAGCCGCCAGACCCTCGCCTATGCACCGAAGAGCGGGGTCGCCGACATCGCGCGCGGCGGCTACGTGCTGGCGGAGCCGGGCGCGGCGGGCGTGGACCGGGGCGCCGACGCGGTGCTCGTCGCGACCGGGTCCGAGGTGCAACTGGCGCTGGCCGCGCAGCGGCTGCTTGCAAAGCGACGCATCGCGGTGCGCGTGGTGTCGATGCCGTCGACCACGGTGTTCGATCGCCAGGACGAAGGCTACAAGTCCCGCGTGCTGCCGCAGGGTGTGCCGCGCATCGCGGTCGAAGCCGGCGTGACCGATTCGTGGTGGAAATACGGCGTTGCCGCGGTGGTCGGCATCGACCGCTTCGGCGAGTCCGCGCGCGCGGGCGCGCTGTTCGAGCATTTCGGGTTCACGCCCGAGAACGTCGCCGACACGGTGCGCAAGGTGCTGGGGCGCTGA